From Marivirga harenae, one genomic window encodes:
- a CDS encoding DoxX family protein — protein sequence MPFKNTSLLILRLAGGLMMLTHGYPKFMKLLSGDFSFADPIGLGEEVSLFATVFAEFICSILVVLGLYTRLASVPVLFTMLIAALVVHSGDPFGKQELGLLYAAVFSVTALNGGGNYSLDKIIRKKNL from the coding sequence ATGCCATTTAAAAATACAAGTCTGTTAATATTGCGTCTTGCAGGTGGATTGATGATGCTTACCCATGGTTATCCAAAGTTTATGAAATTACTAAGTGGGGATTTCAGCTTTGCAGATCCTATTGGTTTGGGGGAAGAGGTCAGTCTGTTTGCAACTGTTTTTGCAGAATTTATTTGTTCGATTTTAGTAGTTTTAGGGCTTTACACCCGTTTGGCGAGTGTACCCGTTTTATTCACCATGTTGATTGCCGCTTTAGTAGTCCATAGTGGTGATCCGTTCGGAAAGCAGGAGTTAGGACTACTATATGCAGCAGTTTTTTCTGTTACGGCTTTGAACGGAGGAGGGAATTATAGTTTAGATAAAATCATCAGAAAGAAAAATTTATAA
- a CDS encoding dihydrolipoyl dehydrogenase family protein, with protein sequence MERYDLVIIGAGPSGYAAAMRAVDLKKKTLLIEKNVLGGAGITNGALSSKTLWELSRDMLAFRKNLDRYHLEPPKAVWEEIQLEVQNAVKERVHLLSSHLTELQNNSKYSPYINFIEGEACIVSDHIVEIETQQERLAVETDYIIIATGSRPRYLPNIPVDEEHILTSDGIELMDGFPKSMVIVGAGVIGCEYATIFSGFGQTKVYLIDKGDSILPFEDPDVVSVIEKNLEMQGVHIHRNSSLSHIERKNGKVSYTLNFLDGHQESFEVDKALVSVGRVPNYENLWEDAVRVKMGQRGVEDDDTKTSVRNIFAVGDITADINLVNVGELEGRYAVEKIFGNPRKKLVYENISTIMFLNPEVAGVGYNEKAAQEKGLNYKVVTTDYSTIARAVAKRNTQGFIKLLVTDDEEMKILGMRVVGEQASAAIQAVALLISMNKGIEELAECVHPHPSITEGIQESVRALLGKSILKSGLLKNKVNCYCYDCHKKERMTI encoded by the coding sequence ATGGAGCGTTATGATTTAGTGATTATTGGAGCTGGCCCTTCTGGTTACGCTGCAGCCATGAGGGCAGTAGATTTAAAGAAAAAGACACTTCTAATTGAAAAAAATGTTTTAGGAGGAGCCGGTATTACCAATGGTGCATTATCTTCTAAAACGTTATGGGAACTATCCCGCGATATGTTAGCATTTCGCAAGAATTTGGATCGCTATCATCTTGAGCCTCCTAAAGCCGTGTGGGAGGAAATTCAATTGGAAGTTCAAAATGCAGTAAAAGAAAGGGTTCATTTATTATCCAGCCATCTGACAGAACTTCAGAATAATTCAAAATACAGTCCATACATCAATTTCATTGAAGGAGAAGCATGCATTGTTAGTGATCATATTGTAGAAATTGAAACCCAGCAGGAGCGATTAGCTGTTGAAACTGACTACATAATTATTGCCACTGGTAGCAGGCCCAGGTATTTGCCTAATATTCCAGTAGATGAGGAACATATTCTGACTAGTGATGGCATTGAATTAATGGATGGCTTTCCTAAGAGCATGGTTATCGTTGGAGCCGGAGTTATAGGTTGTGAGTATGCAACCATTTTTTCTGGCTTTGGCCAAACAAAAGTGTATCTAATAGATAAGGGAGATTCAATTCTTCCATTTGAAGACCCAGATGTTGTTTCTGTAATTGAGAAAAATTTAGAAATGCAGGGCGTGCACATTCATAGAAACTCTTCCCTATCTCATATCGAGAGAAAAAATGGAAAAGTTAGCTATACATTGAATTTTTTGGACGGGCACCAAGAATCTTTTGAAGTAGACAAAGCGCTGGTGTCCGTAGGGAGGGTTCCCAACTATGAGAATTTGTGGGAAGATGCTGTTCGTGTCAAAATGGGGCAAAGAGGCGTAGAAGATGATGACACCAAGACATCCGTGAGGAATATTTTTGCGGTTGGAGACATCACGGCAGACATCAACTTGGTGAATGTTGGAGAACTAGAAGGGAGATATGCAGTTGAAAAAATATTTGGTAATCCACGCAAGAAGCTTGTATACGAAAATATCAGTACCATAATGTTTCTAAATCCTGAAGTCGCAGGCGTAGGTTATAATGAAAAGGCAGCTCAAGAAAAGGGATTGAATTATAAAGTTGTAACTACTGATTATTCCACCATCGCCAGAGCCGTTGCCAAACGAAACACACAAGGTTTTATTAAACTGCTAGTGACTGATGATGAAGAAATGAAGATATTGGGAATGAGAGTAGTCGGTGAACAAGCTTCTGCTGCAATTCAAGCTGTAGCACTTTTAATTAGTATGAACAAAGGGATTGAGGAATTGGCTGAGTGTGTGCATCCACATCCTTCTATCACGGAAGGAATCCAGGAATCAGTAAGAGCTCTTTTAGGTAAATCCATTTTAAAATCAGGATTGTTGAAAAATAAAGTAAATTGTTATTGTTACGATTGCCACAAAAAAGAACGTATGACCATTTAA
- a CDS encoding tetratricopeptide repeat protein produces the protein MLVRIVIFLFFVFPAISFANDQTDSLKNVLKAEIADSTRVNIYKDLLYNMSTSEPSQAIFYGQLGLDLARKIEDVYSEIQLLNNLGISYYGLGAYEKTLEYFLKVLELEKELDNLPSLSRAMNNVGIIYDEIGRLDKSADYYEESLKLKESFQDSLGISTTMSNLGLLYLKMEKPEKAIQYFRKCYLIDKRLNDPVGIYNSLHNIGIYHKDFGDQDSAVYYIEKALLAVPKGEKHFDKTYIVKSLAQSYLRVKDYDKASKYFQRAVNSAIEVEALDVLRESYKGLSEIYENNAQFEKSLSAYKKYKALNDSIFNQDFNSKVSQLEKNFEIQSKEKEIQLLTNKAEITSLQLTRREYTNYFLIALGIMLAVVAFISYNRFQIKNKSHKVLQLKNEEINLQKSEIKENRDEIAAQRDNILDQKHALEEASSEIMKSIWYAQHIQQAILPDLNQIKSVFHEFFMLYMPKSIVSGDFYWFTKKDDKIFFALADCTGHGIPGAFMTVMANDLLNSIVIQQDEHDCANILNLLDEAVLSSLQYKGNSSNDGLDIALFCIDSKSRELTFSGAGIDMLVFQKEEWRTYKGERFSIGGFKESEFKNARNKKLNLEDDAQIYFYTDGYVDQFGGKEDKKFMRKRLSLILDDIKLLPFEQQKLKLEKAITEWKSDREQTDDISFTGIRI, from the coding sequence ATGCTGGTAAGAATAGTGATTTTCTTATTTTTTGTGTTTCCTGCAATTTCCTTTGCCAACGACCAAACAGACAGTCTTAAGAATGTATTGAAGGCGGAGATTGCAGACAGCACTCGGGTAAACATATATAAAGACCTACTTTATAATATGAGTACTTCGGAACCGTCTCAGGCGATTTTTTATGGTCAGCTCGGATTAGATTTAGCTAGAAAAATAGAGGATGTATATTCTGAAATTCAGTTATTAAATAATCTGGGAATTTCATACTACGGTTTAGGCGCTTACGAAAAAACCTTAGAATATTTTTTGAAGGTCTTAGAGTTGGAAAAGGAATTAGATAATCTACCCTCCTTATCCAGAGCGATGAACAATGTAGGGATTATCTACGATGAAATCGGGAGACTAGATAAATCAGCAGATTACTATGAAGAGTCTCTAAAATTGAAAGAGTCCTTCCAAGACTCCCTTGGAATTTCCACCACTATGAGCAATTTGGGATTACTATATCTCAAAATGGAAAAGCCTGAAAAAGCTATTCAGTACTTTCGAAAGTGCTATTTGATTGATAAAAGGCTAAATGATCCTGTTGGAATTTATAATTCCCTACACAATATTGGCATTTACCACAAAGATTTCGGAGATCAAGATTCAGCAGTATATTACATTGAAAAAGCTTTACTGGCTGTACCTAAAGGAGAGAAACACTTTGATAAAACCTATATCGTCAAAAGTCTGGCGCAAAGCTATTTGAGAGTAAAAGACTATGACAAAGCGAGCAAATACTTTCAAAGAGCTGTAAATTCCGCTATTGAAGTTGAAGCTTTGGATGTTTTGAGGGAATCCTACAAAGGCTTGTCTGAAATCTATGAAAACAATGCACAATTTGAAAAATCTTTATCGGCATATAAGAAATACAAGGCTTTAAACGATTCTATTTTTAACCAAGATTTTAATAGTAAAGTATCACAGCTAGAAAAGAACTTTGAAATCCAGTCTAAAGAAAAAGAAATTCAACTACTGACGAATAAAGCAGAGATTACTAGCTTGCAATTGACAAGAAGGGAATACACAAATTACTTTCTGATTGCCCTAGGAATTATGTTGGCTGTGGTGGCATTTATCAGTTACAACCGATTTCAAATCAAAAACAAATCACATAAAGTCCTCCAGCTAAAAAATGAAGAAATCAATTTACAAAAATCTGAAATAAAAGAAAATCGAGATGAAATTGCTGCTCAGAGGGATAATATTCTAGATCAGAAACATGCTTTAGAGGAAGCTAGTTCTGAAATCATGAAAAGTATCTGGTATGCACAACATATACAACAAGCGATACTACCCGATCTAAACCAGATCAAATCTGTTTTTCATGAGTTTTTCATGCTATATATGCCAAAATCAATAGTCAGTGGTGATTTTTATTGGTTTACTAAAAAGGATGATAAAATATTTTTCGCTCTTGCTGATTGTACTGGACACGGTATTCCAGGAGCATTTATGACAGTCATGGCCAATGATTTGTTGAATAGCATCGTCATCCAACAAGATGAACATGATTGCGCCAATATCTTGAATTTATTAGATGAAGCCGTCTTGAGCAGTCTGCAATACAAAGGCAATTCATCCAATGATGGATTGGACATTGCACTATTTTGTATAGATTCAAAATCACGAGAACTCACCTTTTCTGGTGCTGGAATAGATATGTTAGTATTCCAGAAAGAGGAATGGAGAACATACAAAGGAGAAAGATTCTCGATCGGTGGATTTAAAGAATCGGAATTTAAAAATGCTAGAAACAAAAAGCTAAATCTTGAAGATGACGCCCAGATTTATTTTTATACCGATGGCTATGTGGATCAATTCGGTGGGAAAGAGGATAAAAAATTTATGAGAAAGAGGCTGAGCTTAATTTTGGATGATATAAAACTACTACCTTTTGAGCAGCAGAAGTTAAAACTGGAAAAAGCCATTACTGAATGGAAAAGTGATCGGGAGCAGACTGACGATATTTCCTTTACTGGAATAAGGATTTGA
- a CDS encoding MBL fold metallo-hydrolase: MKNIILVFCCFITLNLNGQDIIKTNDGDIKIHPIVHGTLALEYKEFTIYVDPYGGAEGFKGLNDADLILITDIHGDHLNKKTLTALNTKKSHFVVPEAVAKQMEGIDNSEIEILNNDNSTSFKGIKITAVPMYNLPVDAETRAPQRKGKWLFIEYC, translated from the coding sequence ATGAAAAATATTATTCTCGTATTCTGCTGCTTCATTACTTTAAATTTAAATGGACAAGATATAATTAAAACAAATGATGGAGATATTAAAATTCATCCAATTGTGCATGGAACCTTGGCCCTTGAATATAAAGAGTTTACAATTTATGTGGATCCCTACGGAGGCGCAGAAGGCTTCAAAGGGCTTAATGATGCTGATTTAATTTTGATTACTGATATCCACGGAGATCACTTAAATAAAAAAACGTTAACTGCCCTCAATACTAAAAAATCTCATTTTGTAGTTCCTGAAGCGGTGGCAAAACAAATGGAAGGAATTGATAATTCCGAAATAGAAATTTTAAACAATGATAACAGCACATCTTTCAAGGGTATTAAAATAACTGCCGTCCCTATGTACAACCTTCCCGTTGATGCTGAAACTAGGGCACCCCAAAGGAAGGGGAAATGGTTATTTATTGAATATTGCTGA
- a CDS encoding DUF1573 domain-containing protein gives MKNIHLLKSSPAIVFLFFIHITVFAQNNTAKITFLEDKHDFGTIEETGGIAEYSFKFVNDGTDSIKLTSVRASCGCTTPFWEKNALMPGDTGKIEVAYNPLNRPGKFDKTVTIRTSGEPETKILRIAGYVQPRPKTIEDEYSTEIGGIRLKSKFINFGNITTEKPISKQIEIYNQTEDTIKVLDRFVSADFIKVTKLPAIVPPKETTEIEINYLPKSRADLGFMNDPLTLFTDELENSNKAINVIATINEYFPPMTEEELANAPHIVFETQEYDFGHINEGEKMTHSFKFTNTGKDSLNIRKTKTTCGCTVSELSKMDYGPNESGEISITYDSKGRRGTQIKRITLFSNDPTAPTQDLIIKAYVRDN, from the coding sequence ATGAAGAATATTCATTTGCTTAAAAGTTCACCTGCGATTGTTTTTCTATTTTTTATCCACATTACAGTATTTGCACAAAATAATACCGCTAAAATCACATTTCTAGAAGATAAGCACGACTTTGGAACTATAGAAGAAACAGGAGGGATTGCCGAGTATAGTTTCAAATTCGTAAATGATGGGACCGATTCTATAAAATTAACATCTGTAAGGGCTTCATGTGGTTGTACTACTCCATTTTGGGAGAAAAATGCTTTAATGCCCGGGGATACAGGTAAAATCGAAGTTGCCTACAACCCGTTAAACAGACCCGGTAAATTTGACAAAACGGTAACAATCAGAACTTCAGGAGAGCCAGAAACTAAAATCTTGCGGATTGCAGGATATGTACAACCCAGACCCAAAACTATAGAAGATGAATATAGTACTGAAATCGGAGGCATCAGGTTAAAAAGTAAGTTTATTAACTTTGGAAATATCACCACAGAAAAACCAATAAGTAAGCAAATTGAAATCTATAACCAAACTGAAGATACTATTAAGGTTTTGGATAGATTTGTTTCCGCTGATTTCATCAAAGTAACCAAACTACCTGCGATAGTTCCACCTAAGGAAACCACTGAAATTGAAATCAACTACCTTCCTAAATCAAGGGCTGATTTAGGCTTTATGAATGATCCTTTGACACTTTTTACTGATGAGTTAGAGAATAGCAATAAAGCCATAAATGTGATAGCCACCATTAATGAATACTTTCCTCCCATGACTGAGGAAGAACTGGCTAATGCACCTCATATTGTATTTGAAACGCAAGAATACGACTTTGGACATATTAACGAGGGGGAAAAAATGACCCATAGTTTTAAATTTACTAATACTGGGAAAGACTCCTTAAACATTCGAAAAACCAAAACCACTTGTGGTTGCACAGTTTCAGAATTATCCAAAATGGATTATGGACCAAATGAATCAGGTGAAATAAGCATTACCTATGATTCCAAAGGAAGAAGAGGCACTCAGATCAAAAGAATAACGTTGTTTTCTAACGATCCAACCGCTCCAACTCAAGATTTGATTATTAAGGCTTATGTCAGGGATAATTGA
- a CDS encoding Tex family protein, producing MDHIIKIAGELNVRPQQVKAVVELLDGGATVPFISRYRKEMTGSLDEVAVADVRDRVQQLRDLDKRREAILKSIKEQEKLTPELEKEINAAETMAKLEDIYLPYKPKRRTKATIAREKGLEPLAKLVFEQGSIDLEAEAAKFIDEEKEVADVEAALQGARDIIAEWANENAEVRTDIRKLFLEKGKFKSKVLSGKETEGQKYKDYFEWEENVKTAPSHRVLAMRRGEKEMILMLDISPEEEDAIFIMEKHFVKGENEAAEQVKLAVTDAYKRLLKPSMETEIRIFTKKKADEEAIKVFSDNLRQLLLAAPMGRKNVMAVDPGFRTGCKLVCLDRQGKLLFNEAIYPHEPQRQTAKAAALILQLVEKYNVEAIAIGNGTAGRETEKFVNSIGLPNSITVVMVNESGASVYSASEVAREEFKEYDLTVRGAVSIGRRLMDPLAELVKIDAKSIGVGQYQHDVDQNQLKAGLDDTVVSCVNNVGVELNTASKQLLTYVSGLGPSIAENIVKYRNENGAFKSKEELRKVPRLGDKAFEQAAGFVRISDAKNPLDSSAVHPERFALVNKMAKDVNATIADLMGRKELREKLDMKSYVTETVGLPTLQDIMQELAKPGRDPREQFEAFSFTEGINEIRDLRVGMKLPGIITNITNFGAFVDVGVHQDGLVHVSHIADKFVSNPAEVVNVAQKVEVTVLEVDEARKRISFSMKKDPFKQQSKEEKPKGKFKKKQEEKEVEGDLQAKLAALKGKFG from the coding sequence ATGGATCATATTATTAAAATAGCGGGCGAATTAAATGTTCGTCCTCAACAAGTTAAAGCAGTTGTGGAATTATTGGATGGGGGAGCTACCGTACCCTTTATTTCTCGTTACCGAAAAGAAATGACAGGTAGTCTGGATGAGGTTGCAGTTGCTGATGTCAGGGATAGAGTACAGCAATTACGTGATTTAGATAAAAGGAGAGAGGCTATCCTTAAATCCATTAAAGAGCAAGAAAAACTGACTCCTGAATTGGAGAAGGAAATCAATGCGGCCGAAACGATGGCTAAGTTGGAAGATATTTATTTGCCATACAAGCCGAAAAGAAGAACCAAAGCTACAATTGCCAGAGAAAAAGGCCTGGAGCCTTTAGCAAAACTTGTTTTTGAACAAGGCAGCATTGATCTAGAAGCTGAGGCAGCCAAATTTATTGATGAAGAAAAAGAAGTGGCAGATGTTGAGGCTGCTTTGCAAGGTGCTAGAGATATCATTGCAGAATGGGCTAATGAGAACGCGGAAGTTAGAACCGACATTCGTAAGCTATTTTTAGAAAAAGGGAAATTCAAATCTAAAGTGCTCAGCGGAAAAGAAACAGAAGGTCAGAAGTACAAAGATTACTTTGAATGGGAAGAAAATGTTAAAACTGCTCCTTCCCATAGAGTTTTGGCCATGCGAAGAGGAGAGAAGGAGATGATTTTAATGCTGGATATCAGTCCGGAGGAGGAAGATGCAATTTTTATAATGGAAAAGCATTTTGTAAAGGGTGAAAATGAAGCAGCAGAGCAGGTAAAATTGGCTGTTACAGATGCTTACAAACGCTTACTGAAACCTAGTATGGAGACTGAAATTCGTATTTTCACCAAGAAAAAGGCCGATGAAGAAGCAATCAAAGTGTTCTCAGATAACCTAAGACAACTTTTATTGGCAGCTCCAATGGGGAGGAAAAATGTGATGGCTGTTGACCCGGGCTTTAGAACGGGTTGCAAATTGGTTTGCCTTGATAGACAAGGAAAATTATTGTTTAATGAAGCCATCTATCCGCATGAGCCACAAAGACAAACTGCAAAGGCTGCAGCTTTGATATTACAATTAGTAGAAAAATATAATGTAGAAGCTATAGCTATAGGAAATGGTACTGCAGGTCGAGAAACTGAAAAATTTGTTAATTCGATAGGATTGCCAAATTCAATAACTGTAGTCATGGTAAATGAGAGCGGGGCTTCTGTTTATTCAGCCTCAGAAGTAGCAAGAGAAGAGTTTAAGGAGTATGATTTAACAGTTCGGGGAGCAGTCTCTATTGGAAGAAGATTAATGGACCCATTGGCTGAATTGGTTAAAATAGATGCTAAATCAATAGGAGTAGGGCAGTATCAACATGATGTTGATCAAAATCAGTTAAAAGCTGGTTTGGATGATACGGTTGTAAGCTGTGTGAATAATGTGGGTGTCGAATTAAATACTGCCAGTAAACAGTTGTTGACTTATGTTTCTGGCTTGGGACCTTCCATAGCTGAAAATATAGTAAAATACAGAAATGAAAATGGTGCTTTCAAGAGCAAAGAAGAATTGAGGAAAGTACCTCGCTTGGGAGACAAAGCCTTTGAGCAAGCGGCAGGATTTGTACGAATTAGCGATGCCAAGAATCCTTTGGATAGCAGTGCAGTTCACCCGGAGCGATTTGCACTTGTCAATAAGATGGCCAAAGATGTGAATGCAACCATTGCTGATTTGATGGGAAGAAAAGAACTGAGGGAAAAATTGGATATGAAGAGCTATGTGACGGAAACCGTTGGACTTCCAACCCTACAAGATATTATGCAGGAATTGGCCAAGCCAGGTCGAGATCCGAGAGAGCAATTTGAAGCTTTTTCATTTACAGAGGGAATTAATGAAATAAGGGATTTGAGAGTAGGGATGAAACTTCCAGGCATTATTACTAATATTACGAATTTTGGGGCATTTGTAGATGTTGGCGTACATCAAGATGGACTAGTACATGTAAGTCATATAGCTGATAAATTTGTAAGTAACCCAGCTGAAGTGGTAAATGTGGCGCAAAAAGTGGAAGTAACAGTTTTGGAAGTAGATGAGGCAAGAAAGCGAATATCGTTTTCGATGAAAAAGGATCCTTTTAAGCAACAGTCAAAAGAAGAAAAACCAAAAGGAAAGTTCAAGAAAAAACAGGAAGAAAAAGAAGTGGAAGGAGATTTGCAGGCTAAATTAGCAGCCTTGAAAGGAAAATTTGGATAA
- a CDS encoding MBL fold metallo-hydrolase, translating to MNIADKVIYISGDTEDIPEMRALKNIDIAFVCMNLPYTMSIEQASDAVLEFQPKIVYPFHFRGQGGFADVEKFKSVINSTNKDIEVRLRNWYTEN from the coding sequence TTGAATATTGCTGATAAAGTGATTTATATTTCTGGAGATACTGAAGATATTCCTGAAATGCGAGCCTTGAAAAATATTGATATCGCTTTTGTATGCATGAATTTACCCTATACTATGTCAATTGAACAAGCCTCTGATGCCGTATTGGAATTTCAACCTAAAATTGTTTATCCTTTTCATTTCAGAGGACAGGGAGGTTTTGCAGATGTAGAAAAATTCAAATCTGTAATTAATTCTACGAATAAAGATATAGAAGTAAGATTGAGGAATTGGTATACTGAAAACTAA
- a CDS encoding S8 family serine peptidase, whose translation MRILSILLSFLCVEMSFSQEVKNYSPDEIIVKLKPSSNTSPNNRLINQKFGIKLLDSINSVQDFDQLNLIGNKEKKDTYLLKFKSTKNIDQLINIYENTDLFEYVEPNFIGTGGGQRGMSSPTDDPYFSRQYGLFNDGSFQLSPSVQDADIDMELAWEIEKGSSSITVAVLDAGLRMNHPEFNGRIWSNPNDTMDGADNDNNGYTDDLHGWDFVNEDNDPYDDHGHGTNVSGIIAAGHNEIGYAGVDKFAKLMTCKILDANNSGLYSWWTEAIYYAVDNGADVINMSVGGSGFSASMQEAIEYAYNQGVTVVACMMNENNDVTYYPAGYSSTIAVGSTNANDERSSPFFWSPSSGSNFGNHIDVVAPGNYIYGLSHTSDTNYDTYWGGTSQATPLVTGLVSLLLSQDQSRTPNTIRKIIRNSAEDQVGSFLEDKAGFDIYYGYGRINAHVALQDEVLSVSDPLNEKSLKIFPNPTTNFIQLESSSDYEEIRVTDLRGTEFYNKKTDSNLEVLTINISDFPVGLYIVNIIGKDNQLIQSKKIIKN comes from the coding sequence ATGAGAATCCTATCAATCTTATTATCGTTCTTATGTGTAGAAATGAGTTTCTCACAAGAAGTCAAAAACTACTCCCCGGACGAAATAATTGTAAAATTAAAACCGAGCTCAAATACAAGTCCAAACAATCGTCTAATAAATCAGAAATTTGGGATTAAGCTTTTGGATTCAATTAATAGTGTACAAGATTTTGATCAATTGAATCTAATTGGTAATAAGGAAAAAAAAGATACTTATCTATTAAAATTTAAATCCACTAAGAACATTGATCAATTGATCAATATTTACGAAAATACGGACTTATTTGAATACGTGGAACCAAACTTTATTGGCACAGGCGGGGGACAACGAGGAATGTCATCGCCAACAGATGACCCGTATTTTTCGCGACAATATGGGCTATTTAATGATGGCTCCTTTCAATTATCTCCGTCAGTTCAAGATGCAGATATTGATATGGAACTAGCTTGGGAAATAGAAAAGGGAAGTTCTTCAATTACTGTTGCTGTACTTGATGCCGGACTTAGAATGAATCATCCTGAATTTAACGGAAGAATATGGAGCAATCCTAATGACACCATGGATGGGGCTGACAACGACAATAATGGATATACGGATGATCTGCATGGGTGGGATTTTGTAAATGAAGATAATGACCCCTATGATGATCACGGTCATGGAACCAATGTAAGCGGAATTATCGCTGCCGGTCATAATGAAATTGGATATGCAGGAGTTGATAAATTTGCAAAGCTTATGACTTGCAAAATTCTAGACGCAAACAATTCTGGTTTGTATTCTTGGTGGACTGAAGCGATTTATTATGCCGTTGATAATGGCGCAGATGTAATTAATATGTCTGTAGGAGGCTCTGGCTTTTCAGCATCAATGCAAGAGGCGATAGAATACGCTTACAATCAAGGTGTTACGGTTGTAGCATGCATGATGAACGAAAATAATGATGTTACCTACTATCCAGCAGGCTATTCAAGCACGATTGCCGTAGGCTCAACAAATGCAAATGACGAACGGAGTTCACCATTTTTCTGGAGTCCATCTAGCGGAAGTAATTTTGGTAATCATATTGATGTGGTTGCTCCAGGTAATTACATATATGGCTTGAGCCATACATCTGACACCAATTATGATACTTATTGGGGTGGTACTTCACAAGCAACACCATTGGTTACTGGCTTAGTTTCTTTGCTATTATCACAAGACCAAAGCAGAACACCAAATACTATTAGGAAAATAATCCGAAATAGTGCGGAGGATCAAGTCGGAAGTTTTCTTGAGGATAAAGCAGGTTTTGATATTTATTATGGCTATGGACGAATCAATGCACATGTAGCTTTACAAGATGAGGTATTATCTGTCTCTGATCCATTAAATGAAAAAAGCTTAAAAATTTTTCCAAACCCAACAACTAACTTCATACAACTTGAGAGTTCAAGTGATTATGAGGAAATAAGAGTAACTGATTTAAGAGGTACCGAATTTTACAATAAAAAAACTGATTCCAATTTAGAAGTATTGACAATTAATATTTCTGATTTCCCAGTCGGTTTATATATTGTCAACATAATAGGTAAGGACAATCAACTTATTCAATCCAAAAAGATAATCAAGAATTGA
- the trpS gene encoding tryptophan--tRNA ligase yields the protein MSRILTGIQSSGKPHLGNLLGAIIPAIKLSQDAKNESFFFIADLHSLTTIKDADVRQDNVNAVAASWLAFGFDTDKNLFYRQSKVPQVTELNWYMSCYTPFPMLANAHSFKDKSDRLADVNAGLFTYPVLMACDIILYDADIVPVGKDQKQHLEMTRDIASAFNHRYGDIFVLPEARIDEQIMTIPGTDGQKMSKSYGNTIDIFQTDKKLRKNVMQIITDSTPMEEPKNPDTCNVFNIYKLLASEAQIAEMRQNYEAGNYGYGHAKQALYELIVEKFVKERALFNHYMENLDELHKKLEKGEEKATEIATKTIGRVRKVLGY from the coding sequence ATGTCACGAATCTTAACGGGTATTCAAAGCTCAGGAAAACCACATTTGGGTAATTTACTAGGCGCTATCATTCCAGCTATTAAATTATCTCAAGATGCAAAAAATGAAAGCTTCTTTTTTATTGCGGATTTACATTCACTAACTACTATTAAAGATGCGGATGTTCGCCAAGATAACGTTAATGCTGTAGCTGCCTCTTGGTTGGCTTTTGGTTTTGATACGGATAAAAATTTATTTTACAGACAGTCGAAAGTTCCACAAGTCACGGAATTGAATTGGTATATGAGCTGTTATACACCTTTTCCTATGTTGGCCAACGCACATTCCTTCAAGGATAAATCGGACCGGTTGGCAGATGTAAATGCTGGGCTATTTACTTATCCTGTATTGATGGCCTGTGATATTATTCTTTATGATGCGGATATTGTGCCTGTTGGTAAAGATCAAAAGCAACATTTGGAAATGACTCGTGATATTGCAAGTGCTTTTAACCATCGTTATGGTGATATTTTCGTATTGCCCGAGGCTAGAATCGATGAGCAAATTATGACCATCCCTGGAACAGACGGACAGAAAATGAGCAAGTCGTATGGTAATACCATAGATATTTTCCAAACGGATAAGAAGCTCCGTAAAAATGTAATGCAAATTATTACGGACAGTACGCCTATGGAAGAACCAAAAAATCCTGATACTTGCAATGTCTTTAATATTTATAAATTATTAGCTTCAGAAGCTCAGATTGCTGAAATGCGACAAAACTATGAAGCTGGGAACTATGGTTATGGTCATGCCAAACAAGCTCTATATGAATTGATAGTTGAAAAATTTGTTAAAGAAAGAGCACTCTTCAATCATTATATGGAGAATTTAGATGAGCTCCATAAAAAATTAGAAAAGGGAGAAGAAAAAGCAACTGAAATTGCTACGAAAACTATTGGGAGGGTGCGTAAGGTGTTAGGATATTGA